A single region of the Dehalococcoides mccartyi genome encodes:
- the hypD gene encoding hydrogenase formation protein HypD, with amino-acid sequence MNFIEEFRSSQSGRALLEYINKRSTKPARFMEFCGGHTVAIFRYGIRQLLPPHIEMLSGPGCPVCVTSTADLDKVIALSRRPGVIICSFGDLLRVPSSRQSLLEVRAEGADVRIVYSTMDALEIARQNPLKKVIFVGIGFETTAPTIAASVIQARNQGLANYYVISLHKITPPVMRAILDAGETRLSGIICPGHVSSITGSNAWEFIPREYRLACAVSGFESLDILYCVKSLVDQVEDATPRLDVSYSRAVKPEGNTAALKIMDEVFDICPANWRGIGILPQSGLCLRPEFAAFDAEKNFEIKLSEPSRETPGCLCGEIIKGTRTPLECKLFSKVCTPENPVGPCMVSSEGTCAAYYHYGGKLG; translated from the coding sequence GTGAATTTCATAGAGGAATTCCGCAGCAGCCAGTCAGGGCGTGCCCTGCTGGAATATATAAACAAACGTTCCACCAAGCCTGCCCGCTTTATGGAGTTTTGCGGCGGGCATACCGTAGCCATTTTCCGTTACGGCATCCGCCAGCTACTGCCGCCCCATATTGAAATGCTGTCAGGGCCGGGCTGCCCTGTTTGTGTAACCTCTACCGCTGACCTGGACAAAGTCATAGCCCTGTCCAGGCGGCCAGGGGTTATAATCTGCTCATTCGGTGACCTGCTAAGGGTTCCCTCCAGCCGCCAAAGCCTGCTGGAAGTGCGGGCGGAAGGGGCAGACGTACGTATTGTCTACTCTACCATGGACGCACTGGAGATAGCCCGCCAGAACCCCTTGAAAAAGGTTATCTTTGTGGGTATAGGTTTTGAAACCACCGCCCCCACTATAGCCGCTTCGGTAATACAGGCGCGTAATCAGGGGCTTGCTAATTATTATGTAATATCACTCCACAAAATAACCCCGCCCGTCATGCGGGCGATACTGGATGCGGGCGAAACCCGCCTTTCAGGTATAATCTGCCCCGGCCATGTTTCTTCTATTACCGGCAGTAATGCCTGGGAGTTTATCCCCAGGGAATACCGGCTGGCCTGTGCCGTGTCCGGCTTTGAAAGCCTGGACATACTCTACTGTGTCAAGTCTCTGGTAGACCAGGTGGAAGACGCAACTCCCCGTCTGGACGTCAGCTATTCACGGGCAGTCAAACCTGAAGGCAATACTGCCGCCCTTAAGATTATGGATGAAGTATTTGATATCTGCCCGGCAAACTGGCGGGGGATAGGTATTTTACCCCAAAGCGGCCTCTGCCTGCGGCCTGAATTTGCCGCTTTTGATGCCGAAAAAAACTTTGAAATAAAACTTTCCGAGCCCAGCCGCGAAACACCCGGCTGTCTGTGCGGTGAGATTATCAAAGGCACCCGGACACCTCTGGAATGCAAGCTTTTTTCAAAGGTCTGCACCCCGGAAAACCCGGTCGGGCCGTGCATGGTCTCTTCTGAGGGCACCTGCGCCGCCTATTACCACTACGGAGGCAAACTTGGATAA
- a CDS encoding HypC/HybG/HupF family hydrogenase formation chaperone, protein MCLAVPAKIISVEDGVAEVDLNGTTYKASLMLTPEAKAGDYVLLHTGYAIQVIDEKDALETLEIFKQMEML, encoded by the coding sequence ATGTGCCTTGCAGTACCTGCCAAAATAATATCAGTTGAAGACGGGGTAGCGGAGGTAGACCTGAACGGGACTACCTATAAAGCCAGCCTGATGCTCACCCCCGAAGCCAAAGCGGGTGATTACGTACTGCTTCACACCGGCTATGCCATACAGGTAATAGACGAAAAAGACGCTTTGGAAACTTTGGAAATATTCAAGCAGATGGAGATGCTTTAA
- the hypE gene encoding hydrogenase expression/formation protein HypE → MDKTKILLAHGSGGRLTHDLISKHLVQSLSNPLLNKLDDAAVFESKGKTAFTTDSYVVNPIFFPGGNIGKLAVCGTVNDLSVMGAVPKYLSLAFIIEEGLDISALEEIIKSIAAAAKEAGVEIVTGDTKVVNTGKADKIFINTAGVGFIPEGLDISGANARPGDAVIVSGTMGDHGIAIMAQREGLNFKTAVESDCAPLNGLITDMLKVCPRIHVMRDPTRGGLATTLNEIAGQSQVGIELNEESIPVKPAVGGACEALGLDPLYVANEGKIIAIMPEKDAPAVLSAMKAHPYGKDSAIIGRVISPNPGRVSIRTPLGALRILDMQSGELLPRIC, encoded by the coding sequence TTGGATAAAACCAAAATCCTGCTGGCCCACGGTTCGGGCGGGCGCTTAACCCATGACCTTATCTCCAAGCACCTTGTCCAGTCTCTGTCTAACCCGCTCTTAAACAAGCTGGATGATGCGGCTGTTTTTGAGTCCAAAGGGAAAACGGCTTTTACTACCGACAGTTACGTGGTAAACCCCATTTTCTTTCCCGGCGGCAATATAGGCAAACTGGCAGTCTGCGGCACAGTCAATGACCTGTCTGTCATGGGGGCTGTCCCCAAATACCTCAGCCTGGCTTTTATCATTGAAGAAGGTCTGGACATATCCGCTCTGGAAGAAATAATAAAGTCTATTGCTGCTGCCGCTAAAGAAGCCGGGGTGGAAATAGTCACCGGAGACACCAAAGTGGTCAATACCGGCAAAGCCGATAAGATATTTATAAATACCGCCGGGGTAGGCTTCATACCCGAAGGGCTGGACATATCCGGTGCGAACGCACGCCCGGGTGATGCGGTAATTGTATCCGGCACTATGGGTGACCACGGCATAGCCATTATGGCCCAGCGGGAAGGGCTGAACTTTAAAACAGCCGTTGAAAGTGACTGCGCCCCCTTAAACGGGCTTATCACTGATATGCTCAAAGTCTGCCCCCGGATACACGTCATGCGTGACCCCACCAGAGGCGGACTGGCAACCACCCTTAATGAGATAGCCGGGCAGTCACAGGTGGGAATAGAACTGAACGAGGAATCTATACCCGTCAAGCCGGCAGTGGGCGGTGCCTGTGAGGCACTCGGCCTTGACCCCTTGTATGTAGCCAACGAGGGGAAAATTATAGCTATAATGCCGGAAAAAGATGCCCCGGCTGTACTCTCTGCCATGAAAGCTCACCCTTACGGGAAAGACAGCGCCATTATCGGGCGGGTAATCTCCCCAAACCCCGGGCGGGTAAGCATACGCACCCCGCTGGGGGCGCTCCGCATACTGGATATGCAAAGCGGAGAGCTGCTGCCGCGCATCTGCTAG